From Sulfuracidifex tepidarius, one genomic window encodes:
- a CDS encoding phenylacetate--CoA ligase family protein, whose amino-acid sequence MSSPLQEYERIHKELQDEGFIRHDYPIDPTTVLWNQKVMTMKRQDLDKIKTFRLKRIVKWAWENSEFYRNFWKTKGFDPEQVKDWKDIVKIPILRKDDLRNDLSKNPPFGSIMVPELARRIRFVGATSGSTGMPTFQGWGGLELDYFEEAQARYLWTFASVKPTTVYANYLNMSGFYSWGPPLVETAMWRCGATAIAGGGETYFSWKSRHNLIFKLWKVDVMATTPWLQRLIGEEARLEGWETPFKVLLLHGGAAAENTKKKLFQVHPNAKLAVSVWGTTDGHMAVEVPGSEGQLVVWEDMEMFDIVDPKTDEPAAEGERGELISTLLNHFTMPLIRYSLGDYVKNEFITDPDPKFGITHMRFVEPIPGRVEWMFKVQGKLLLPIYVEDAVNEIPDTTGMFNIFIYDNNMDKLKIRIESRKTVTDDYDREARKVLGERIGIDPENVEIEWVKPGETIWTGYKLQVFVDKRKK is encoded by the coding sequence ATGAGCTCGCCTCTTCAGGAGTACGAGAGAATACACAAGGAACTTCAAGATGAGGGCTTCATAAGACATGATTATCCCATAGATCCGACAACCGTGTTATGGAACCAGAAAGTAATGACAATGAAGAGACAAGACCTTGATAAAATAAAGACGTTTAGGCTAAAGAGAATAGTGAAATGGGCATGGGAGAACTCTGAGTTTTACAGGAACTTCTGGAAGACAAAGGGTTTCGATCCAGAGCAGGTCAAGGATTGGAAGGATATAGTCAAAATACCCATATTGAGAAAAGATGACCTCAGAAACGACCTATCCAAGAACCCTCCCTTCGGGTCCATCATGGTCCCAGAGTTAGCTAGAAGGATAAGGTTTGTCGGTGCTACGTCTGGATCAACTGGAATGCCTACGTTTCAGGGATGGGGAGGACTTGAACTGGATTACTTCGAGGAAGCTCAGGCCAGATATCTTTGGACTTTCGCCAGCGTCAAACCCACGACGGTTTACGCGAATTACCTCAACATGTCCGGGTTCTACAGCTGGGGCCCTCCGTTAGTCGAGACTGCCATGTGGAGGTGCGGAGCCACAGCTATAGCAGGAGGAGGAGAGACTTATTTCAGCTGGAAGTCCAGACACAACCTAATCTTCAAGTTGTGGAAAGTAGACGTAATGGCAACAACTCCTTGGTTACAAAGGCTAATAGGTGAGGAAGCTAGACTGGAAGGCTGGGAAACTCCTTTCAAGGTACTTCTATTGCATGGCGGTGCAGCAGCTGAGAACACCAAGAAGAAGCTATTTCAAGTTCACCCCAACGCTAAACTAGCTGTAAGCGTTTGGGGTACTACAGATGGACATATGGCCGTTGAAGTTCCAGGCTCTGAAGGCCAGTTAGTAGTATGGGAAGACATGGAGATGTTCGATATTGTTGACCCCAAGACTGATGAACCTGCCGCTGAAGGGGAAAGAGGGGAATTAATATCAACGCTCCTCAATCACTTCACCATGCCGCTTATAAGGTACAGTCTAGGAGATTACGTTAAGAACGAGTTCATTACAGACCCAGACCCTAAGTTCGGCATAACGCACATGAGGTTCGTAGAGCCCATCCCGGGCAGAGTAGAGTGGATGTTCAAAGTACAAGGGAAGTTACTCCTTCCAATATATGTGGAAGACGCTGTAAACGAAATACCAGACACGACGGGTATGTTCAACATATTCATTTATGATAACAACATGGACAAGTTGAAGATAAGGATAGAGAGCAGGAAAACTGTGACGGACGACTACGATAGGGAAGCTAGGAAGGTACTAGGGGAAAGGATAGGGATAGACCCGGAGAACGTGGAGATAGAGTGGGTCAAGCCGGGCGAGACTATCTGGACAGGGTACAAACTACAAGTGTTTGTAGACAAGAGAAAGAAGTAG
- the mvk gene encoding mevalonate kinase, whose translation MIVEARVPLKLTLFGEHAVVYGKPAIAATISEFLKVRVSPSEKFVVVSPSLNLKGVKVNLDDMRVENEQVSRLLNYVSESLSAVGDVPVKIEIESPVEPSVGLGTSAAVIVGTISAYSSFLGQDLTPMEIARKSHEVELRVQGIGSRMDTYVESLGGIILFNGNKEERIHSDISFVSGYFRRSMTTAEMLKKVKEFKDQSVEVFSKIIDSIGSIVMEAKEYMEENKETEVGRLMYVNHGLLFSLGVTVPEIDEAVSRARYLGIKGAKISGGGAGGSVIMTSDPASGMLLRSFGAYLINSRFHEGGVTVSKRTE comes from the coding sequence GTGATAGTTGAAGCCAGAGTCCCCCTCAAGCTAACGTTGTTTGGAGAACATGCTGTAGTATACGGTAAACCTGCAATAGCAGCTACAATATCGGAGTTCCTCAAGGTCAGGGTGTCGCCCTCGGAGAAGTTCGTGGTGGTCTCCCCTTCTTTGAACCTGAAGGGCGTCAAGGTCAACTTGGACGATATGAGGGTCGAGAACGAGCAGGTGTCGAGGCTCCTGAACTACGTAAGTGAGTCCTTAAGTGCTGTAGGTGACGTTCCCGTGAAAATAGAGATAGAATCTCCCGTGGAGCCGTCGGTGGGGCTAGGGACCAGCGCAGCCGTAATAGTCGGCACTATTTCCGCTTACTCCTCTTTCCTCGGGCAAGACCTCACGCCCATGGAGATAGCGAGGAAGAGCCACGAGGTGGAACTGAGAGTCCAGGGGATAGGGAGCAGGATGGACACTTACGTTGAAAGTTTGGGAGGAATAATTCTCTTCAACGGGAACAAGGAAGAAAGGATTCACAGTGATATCTCTTTCGTTTCAGGTTACTTTAGGAGGTCTATGACTACCGCAGAGATGTTGAAGAAAGTGAAGGAGTTCAAAGACCAAAGCGTCGAAGTCTTCTCGAAGATAATAGATTCCATAGGTTCCATTGTGATGGAGGCCAAGGAGTACATGGAAGAGAACAAGGAAACTGAGGTTGGTAGACTCATGTACGTCAACCACGGGCTCTTGTTTTCGCTCGGAGTCACAGTACCGGAAATAGACGAAGCAGTTTCTAGGGCCAGATATCTTGGTATAAAAGGTGCGAAAATAAGCGGGGGAGGTGCAGGCGGTTCAGTGATTATGACTTCGGATCCGGCGTCAGGAATGCTCCTTAGGTCTTTTGGAGCGTACCTCATCAACTCGAGGTTTCATGAAGGAGGAGTTACAGTTTCCAAGAGGACTGAATGA
- a CDS encoding threonyl-tRNA synthetase editing domain-containing protein — MIILMIHSSFFSFSTREKAIESAEENPLHDFKGENVLVVFTAVEEGDDEKVVGKAVTQIVEDARKVHPDLIVLYPYAHLSDRLAKPGVAVSMLKEMENMITKEMKVIRAPFGWYKSFTVSCYGHPLSELSRRIRSEDLEEIRKSEEVKYCEKFGFPTSPHATFMRRAVISWLKNNAREMTVETEGNGSPVQGEFSVTYSQQRGKLIPCLNESPTITVNYGGEFNVEIPQSFKDSSNTLPLVSRGGGVTRVNVNYLTYYFLTQSFKGKVYPTLPMWMSPIQVRILPVGREFLEDAIKIAEELESRDIRVDIDDLNDGLGNKIRRAGKEWIPLVGVLGEREAKTLSLTVKIREETEQKSLTVEEIASMVLTSDPVKLKRNMPILLSRRPKLDYL, encoded by the coding sequence ATGATAATATTGATGATACACTCCTCCTTTTTTTCTTTCTCGACCAGGGAAAAAGCTATAGAGTCAGCCGAGGAAAACCCTCTACACGACTTTAAAGGTGAGAACGTCCTTGTAGTGTTCACAGCAGTAGAAGAAGGGGACGACGAGAAAGTAGTTGGAAAAGCCGTAACTCAGATAGTTGAAGACGCAAGGAAAGTACACCCAGACTTGATAGTTCTCTATCCCTACGCTCACTTGTCTGACAGACTTGCGAAACCAGGGGTAGCCGTGTCCATGTTAAAGGAAATGGAGAACATGATCACCAAGGAAATGAAGGTAATTAGAGCCCCCTTCGGGTGGTACAAATCATTCACGGTCTCGTGTTATGGTCACCCTTTAAGCGAACTCTCCAGGAGGATCAGGAGCGAGGACCTCGAGGAAATCAGGAAATCGGAGGAAGTCAAATACTGCGAGAAGTTCGGCTTCCCCACCTCGCCTCACGCTACTTTCATGCGTCGCGCAGTGATAAGTTGGTTAAAGAACAACGCCAGGGAAATGACGGTAGAAACTGAAGGAAACGGCTCCCCCGTACAAGGGGAATTCTCCGTCACTTACTCCCAGCAAAGAGGTAAGTTAATCCCGTGCCTGAACGAATCTCCGACCATCACGGTGAACTACGGCGGTGAGTTCAACGTTGAAATTCCCCAATCTTTCAAGGACTCTTCAAACACCCTTCCCTTAGTGTCCAGGGGAGGGGGAGTGACAAGAGTAAATGTGAATTATCTAACGTATTATTTTCTGACACAGAGCTTCAAGGGAAAGGTATATCCTACTCTCCCGATGTGGATGAGCCCAATACAAGTTAGAATATTGCCGGTGGGGAGGGAATTCCTGGAGGATGCGATCAAAATAGCCGAAGAATTGGAGTCCCGCGATATCAGGGTCGACATAGATGACCTAAACGATGGATTGGGAAACAAGATAAGGAGGGCAGGAAAGGAGTGGATTCCACTGGTAGGTGTTTTAGGAGAGAGGGAAGCCAAGACTCTTTCCCTCACAGTGAAAATAAGGGAAGAGACGGAGCAGAAGAGCCTCACAGTTGAGGAAATAGCTTCCATGGTCTTAACGTCAGACCCTGTGAAATTGAAAAGAAATATGCCAATACTTTTATCACGTAGACCGAAGCTTGATTACTTGTGA